From the genome of Halomonas sp. I5-271120, one region includes:
- the fba gene encoding class II fructose-bisphosphate aldolase (catalyzes the reversible aldol condensation of dihydroxyacetonephosphate and glyceraldehyde 3-phosphate in the Calvin cycle, glycolysis, and/or gluconeogenesis) codes for MALISMRQMLDHAAEYGYGVPAFNVNNLEQMRAILEAADKTDSPVIVQASAGARKYAGAPFLRHLILAAIEEFPHIPIAMHQDHGTSPSVCQRSIQLGFSSVMMDGSLGEDGKTPASYDYNVDVTRRTVEMAHACGVSVEGELGCLGSLETGMAGEEDGIGAEGKLDHDQLLTDPEEAADFVKATHVDALAIAIGTSHGAYKFTRPPTGDTLSIQRIKEIHARIPNTHLVMHGSSSVPQEWLEIINEYGGAIPETYGVPVSEIVEGIKHGVRKVNIDTDLRLASTGAVRRFLANNPAEFDPRKFMKETVSAMRDVCIARYEAFGTAGNASKIKPVNLEEMFKRYERGELDPQVK; via the coding sequence ATGGCACTTATCAGCATGCGCCAAATGCTGGATCACGCCGCCGAGTACGGCTACGGCGTCCCGGCGTTCAACGTCAACAACCTCGAGCAGATGCGCGCCATCCTCGAGGCGGCTGACAAGACCGATTCCCCGGTCATCGTTCAGGCCTCCGCCGGGGCCCGCAAATACGCCGGTGCGCCCTTCCTGCGCCACCTGATTCTGGCCGCCATCGAAGAATTCCCGCACATCCCGATCGCCATGCACCAGGACCACGGCACCAGCCCGTCGGTCTGCCAGCGCTCCATCCAGCTCGGCTTCTCCTCGGTGATGATGGACGGCTCTCTCGGCGAAGACGGCAAGACCCCGGCCAGCTATGACTACAACGTCGACGTGACCCGTCGCACCGTCGAGATGGCGCATGCCTGCGGCGTCTCCGTCGAAGGCGAGCTGGGTTGCCTGGGCAGCCTGGAAACCGGCATGGCCGGCGAAGAAGACGGCATCGGCGCGGAAGGCAAGCTCGATCACGATCAGCTGCTCACCGATCCGGAAGAGGCCGCCGACTTCGTCAAGGCGACCCACGTCGATGCCCTGGCCATCGCTATCGGCACCAGCCACGGCGCCTACAAGTTCACGCGTCCGCCCACCGGCGACACCCTCTCGATCCAGCGCATCAAGGAGATCCACGCCCGCATCCCCAACACCCATCTGGTGATGCACGGCTCCTCCTCGGTGCCGCAGGAATGGCTCGAGATCATCAACGAGTACGGCGGCGCCATCCCCGAGACCTACGGCGTACCGGTCTCCGAGATCGTCGAAGGCATCAAGCACGGCGTGCGCAAGGTCAACATCGACACCGACCTGCGCCTGGCCTCTACCGGCGCCGTGCGTCGTTTCCTGGCCAACAACCCGGCCGAGTTCGACCCGCGCAAGTTCATGAAAGAAACCGTCAGCGCCATGCGCGATGTCTGCATCGCCCGCTACGAAGCCTTCGGCACCGCCGGTAACGCCTCGAAGATCAAGCCGGTCAACCTGGAAGAAATGTTCAAGCGCTACGAGCGCGGCGAGCTGGACCCGCAGGTGAAGTAA
- a CDS encoding phosphoglycerate kinase yields the protein MNVRKMTDLDLAGQRVLIREDLNVPIKNGRVTSDARLRACLPTILAARDSGAKVLLMSHLGRPTEGEPAEEFSLAPVAERLGELLERPVRVVKDYLGANVDVSDGEVVLLENVRFNAGEKKDEETLSRQYAELCDIFVMDAFGTAHRAQASTHGVARFAPTACAGPLLAGELEALEKALANPARPMVAIVGGSKVSTKLDVLTALSEKCDQLIVGGGIANTFIAAAGYNVGKSLHEADLVDQAKALMAKVEIPLPTDVVVATEFSESAEAVTKPVDQVADDEMILDIGPDTASRLGGLLKDAGTILWNGPVGVFEIDQFGKGTQALSKAIAESNGFSIAGGGDTLAAIDKYDIADKVSYISTGGGAFLEYVEGKTLPAVTALRDAFEAAK from the coding sequence ATGAATGTTCGCAAGATGACCGATCTGGACCTCGCCGGTCAGCGCGTGCTGATCCGCGAAGATCTCAACGTGCCGATCAAGAATGGCCGCGTCACCAGCGATGCACGGCTGCGCGCCTGCCTGCCGACCATCCTGGCCGCACGCGACTCAGGCGCCAAGGTGCTGCTGATGAGCCACCTGGGGCGTCCCACCGAAGGCGAGCCGGCCGAGGAATTCTCCCTGGCGCCGGTCGCCGAGCGTCTCGGCGAGCTGCTCGAGCGCCCGGTGCGCGTGGTCAAGGACTACCTGGGCGCCAACGTCGACGTGTCCGACGGCGAGGTCGTGCTGCTCGAGAACGTGCGCTTCAACGCAGGCGAGAAGAAAGACGAAGAGACGCTGTCCAGGCAGTACGCCGAGCTCTGCGACATCTTCGTGATGGATGCCTTTGGCACCGCCCACCGCGCCCAGGCCTCGACCCACGGCGTAGCACGCTTCGCGCCGACCGCCTGTGCCGGGCCGCTGCTGGCGGGCGAGCTCGAGGCCCTGGAAAAGGCGTTGGCCAACCCGGCACGCCCGATGGTGGCGATCGTCGGCGGCTCCAAGGTCTCCACCAAGCTCGACGTGCTGACCGCGCTCTCCGAGAAGTGCGACCAGTTGATCGTCGGTGGCGGCATCGCCAACACCTTCATCGCCGCGGCGGGCTACAACGTCGGCAAGTCGCTGCATGAAGCCGATCTGGTCGATCAGGCCAAGGCGCTGATGGCCAAGGTCGAGATCCCGCTGCCCACCGACGTGGTAGTGGCCACCGAGTTCTCGGAATCCGCCGAAGCGGTGACCAAGCCGGTCGATCAGGTCGCAGACGACGAGATGATCCTCGATATCGGTCCCGACACCGCCTCGCGCCTGGGTGGCCTGCTCAAGGACGCCGGCACCATTCTGTGGAACGGCCCGGTCGGCGTGTTCGAGATCGATCAGTTCGGCAAGGGCACACAAGCGCTGTCGAAGGCCATCGCCGAGAGCAACGGCTTCTCCATCGCCGGCGGCGGCGACACCCTGGCGGCCATCGACAAGTACGACATCGCCGACAAGGTGTCCTACATCTCCACCGGCGGCGGCGCCTTCCTCGAGTATGTGGAAGGCAAGACCCTGCCGGCCGTCACGGCACTTCGCGATGCCTTTGAGGCCGCGAAGTAA
- a CDS encoding type I glyceraldehyde-3-phosphate dehydrogenase: MAYRVAINGYGRIGQCVLRALTERQAKAPGAAAPTLEVVAINELSDLDTITYLTRYDTTHGRFPGRVEGRDGHLYINDRPIQVLSEQDPDRLPWQALGIDLVIECSGSFKDRATASRHLDAGAKRLLFSQPAESDVDATIVTGINDADLTPDCRIVSAASCTTNCLVPVLTMLDEALGVEHGVTTTIHSAMNDQPVIDAYHQTDLRLTRSAMQSIVPVDTGLARGINRLMPHLKDRFECLHVRVPTINVSAMDLAICVRRDTTAEAVNALLKKACHERLSGLVGYTEEPMASVDFNHDPRSGIVDATQTRVAGGRLIKMLCWFDNEWGYANRMLDVTERLAGLGVVPTVDER, encoded by the coding sequence ATGGCCTATCGGGTCGCCATCAACGGCTATGGCCGCATCGGCCAATGCGTGCTGCGTGCGCTGACCGAGCGCCAGGCAAAGGCGCCAGGCGCCGCCGCGCCAACCCTCGAGGTGGTGGCGATCAACGAGCTTTCCGATCTTGACACCATCACCTACCTGACGCGTTACGACACCACCCACGGGCGCTTTCCCGGCCGCGTCGAGGGCCGCGACGGCCATCTCTACATTAACGATCGGCCGATCCAGGTGCTCAGCGAGCAAGACCCGGATCGCCTGCCCTGGCAGGCACTGGGCATCGATCTGGTGATCGAGTGTTCGGGCAGTTTCAAGGACCGCGCCACGGCCAGCCGTCACCTCGACGCCGGCGCCAAGCGCCTGCTGTTTTCCCAGCCCGCCGAGAGCGACGTCGATGCCACCATCGTCACCGGCATCAACGACGCCGACCTGACGCCTGATTGCCGCATCGTCTCCGCCGCCTCCTGCACCACCAACTGCCTGGTGCCGGTGCTGACCATGCTCGACGAGGCACTGGGCGTCGAGCATGGCGTGACCACCACCATTCACTCGGCGATGAACGACCAGCCGGTGATCGACGCCTACCACCAGACCGACCTGCGTCTGACCCGTTCGGCGATGCAGTCGATCGTGCCGGTCGACACCGGGCTGGCCCGGGGCATCAACCGCCTGATGCCCCACCTCAAGGATCGCTTCGAGTGCCTGCACGTGCGGGTGCCGACCATCAACGTCTCGGCCATGGATCTCGCCATCTGCGTGCGCCGCGACACCACGGCCGAAGCCGTCAACGCGCTGCTCAAGAAAGCCTGCCACGAGCGCCTATCAGGCCTGGTGGGCTATACCGAGGAGCCCATGGCCTCGGTCGACTTCAACCACGACCCGCGCTCCGGTATCGTGGACGCCACCCAGACCCGTGTCGCCGGCGGCCGGCTGATCAAGATGCTGTGCTGGTTCGACAACGAATGGGGCTACGCCAACCGCATGCTAGACGTCACCGAACGACTGGCAGGGCTAGGCGTCGTTCCCACGGTCGACGAGCGATGA
- a CDS encoding LrgB family protein — protein sequence MSASLIELQEALLATPLSAIALTLAAYLASLWIVERIGRPSWCPAVLLAALLVAASLWMLSIDVVDYQRGAGWLMLLLGPATVALGVPLYQQLHHIRALWKPLALSLPPAAALASCYSLALAWALGASPEVLASLAPKSVTAPIALGIIDELGGSVPLLMGGLLITGVMATLAVSLLAAPLGIRDHRILGFALGINGHAIGTVRAFEMSPTAGAFASLGMSLTGIFTALCLPLAWRLLGL from the coding sequence ATGAGTGCTTCACTGATCGAGCTGCAAGAAGCGCTGCTGGCCACCCCGCTGTCGGCCATCGCCCTGACGCTTGCCGCCTACCTCGCTTCATTGTGGATCGTCGAGCGCATCGGGCGTCCCAGCTGGTGCCCGGCGGTCCTGCTGGCCGCCCTGCTGGTCGCCGCCAGCCTGTGGATGCTGTCGATCGACGTTGTCGACTATCAGCGCGGTGCCGGCTGGCTGATGCTGCTGCTGGGCCCGGCGACGGTGGCGCTCGGCGTGCCGCTCTACCAGCAGCTGCATCACATCCGGGCGCTTTGGAAACCGCTGGCGCTCTCCCTGCCACCAGCGGCGGCGCTGGCCTCCTGCTACTCCCTGGCGCTGGCCTGGGCGCTAGGCGCAAGCCCCGAAGTGCTCGCCTCGCTGGCGCCCAAGTCGGTGACGGCGCCGATTGCACTGGGCATCATCGACGAGCTGGGCGGCTCGGTGCCGCTGCTGATGGGCGGGCTTTTGATCACCGGCGTGATGGCGACCCTCGCGGTCAGCCTACTGGCCGCGCCGCTGGGCATTCGCGACCATCGTATCCTCGGCTTCGCGCTGGGCATCAACGGCCACGCCATCGGCACCGTACGCGCCTTCGAAATGAGCCCTACCGCCGGCGCCTTCGCCTCGCTGGGCATGAGCCTGACCGGCATCTTCACAGCCCTGTGCCTGCCGCTGGCCTGGCGGCTGCTGGGGCTCTAG
- a CDS encoding CidA/LrgA family protein: MALLRGFLWLTGFWLAGETLVVLLGLPVSAGVVGMLLMTGMLMLRVGRLDDIAAASQPLIGLLAMLIMPGVVGVFFVADDFAGQWLAVAVGLVGGTLASVLTTLLLMRRFMPPEPGSATPEETPS, from the coding sequence ATCGCATTACTGCGCGGGTTTCTATGGCTGACGGGGTTCTGGCTCGCCGGCGAGACGCTGGTCGTGCTGCTCGGCCTTCCCGTTTCGGCGGGGGTGGTGGGCATGCTGTTGATGACCGGCATGCTGATGCTGCGCGTCGGGCGACTCGATGACATCGCCGCCGCCAGCCAGCCGCTGATCGGCCTGCTGGCGATGCTGATCATGCCAGGCGTGGTGGGCGTATTCTTCGTCGCCGACGACTTTGCCGGCCAGTGGCTTGCCGTCGCGGTCGGACTAGTGGGCGGCACCCTTGCCAGCGTACTGACCACCCTTCTGCTGATGCGCCGCTTCATGCCCCCCGAGCCCGGCTCAGCCACACCGGAAGAGACGCCGTCATGA
- a CDS encoding class I fructose-bisphosphate aldolase yields the protein MSETAKILGDEASYLLEHRCSAIPREQLHLPGPDFVDRVMIDNDRSPQVLRNMQALYNHGRLGGTGYLSILPVDQGIEHSAGASFAPNPLYFDPANIIELAIEGGCNAVASTLGGLASVARRYAHKIPLIMKLNHNETLTYPTLHDQTLFASVDQAHDMGCVAVGATIYFGSPECRRQIEEISAAFERAHELGMVTVLWAYLRNPAFKQDGTDYHVAADLTGQAIHLAATLNADIVKQKLAETNDGYRAIGFGHTHHKVYSELTSEHPIDLARYQVASCYMGRAGLINSGGASGGESDMAQAVRTAVINKRGGGMGLISGRKAFQKPMAEGVQLLNAIQDVYLDPQVTVA from the coding sequence ATGAGCGAGACCGCCAAGATTCTGGGCGATGAAGCGAGTTACCTGCTGGAGCACCGCTGCAGCGCGATTCCCCGCGAGCAGCTGCACCTGCCGGGGCCGGACTTCGTCGACCGAGTGATGATCGATAACGACCGAAGCCCTCAGGTGCTGCGCAACATGCAGGCCCTGTACAACCACGGCCGGCTGGGCGGCACTGGCTATCTGAGCATCCTGCCCGTCGACCAGGGCATCGAGCATTCGGCCGGCGCTTCCTTCGCGCCCAACCCGCTGTACTTCGACCCGGCCAACATCATCGAACTGGCGATCGAAGGCGGCTGCAACGCTGTAGCCTCGACCCTGGGTGGGCTGGCTTCGGTCGCCAGGCGCTATGCCCACAAGATTCCGCTGATCATGAAGCTCAATCATAACGAGACCCTGACCTACCCGACCCTTCACGACCAGACGCTGTTCGCTAGCGTCGATCAGGCCCACGACATGGGCTGCGTGGCGGTGGGGGCGACCATCTACTTCGGTTCGCCGGAGTGTCGCCGTCAGATCGAGGAAATCAGCGCGGCCTTCGAGCGTGCTCATGAGCTTGGCATGGTCACGGTGCTGTGGGCCTACCTGCGCAACCCGGCCTTCAAGCAAGATGGCACTGACTACCATGTTGCTGCCGACTTGACCGGCCAGGCGATCCATCTGGCGGCGACCCTCAATGCCGACATCGTCAAGCAGAAGCTCGCCGAGACCAACGATGGTTATCGGGCGATCGGCTTCGGCCACACCCATCACAAGGTCTACAGCGAGCTGACCAGCGAGCACCCCATCGACCTGGCACGCTATCAGGTGGCGAGCTGCTACATGGGCCGCGCCGGGCTGATCAATTCCGGCGGTGCCTCGGGTGGCGAGAGCGATATGGCGCAGGCGGTGCGCACTGCGGTGATCAACAAGCGCGGCGGGGGCATGGGATTGATCTCCGGGCGTAAGGCCTTCCAGAAGCCGATGGCGGAAGGTGTTCAACTGCTCAACGCCATTCAGGACGTCTATCTGGACCCGCAGGTGACGGTTGCCTGA
- a CDS encoding diguanylate cyclase has product MDKEDLYKKRLELALEASGLDLWENDLSTGEVVFGLTKVFADLGYETYETATYVADIFKLVHPDDVSAVTQAVDDHISGITERYYSEFRIRAKRGAWVWYANYGKIVENDGSMTRFTGVCFNLDEKKHQEQELQALNERLTEQNMLLERMNAELHMLATYDSMTGLYNRRHLINVGEREIRRAQRFEHPLALMIIDIDFFKRVNDTWGHIAGDQVIRAVADCCLQQTREQVDTVGRIGGEEFAVVLPETTLHNTLALAERLRERIATSRIPLIDGQTISVTVSIGAAELQPAFTSLNDLMMYADRALYRAKRAGRNQVNGQGW; this is encoded by the coding sequence GTGGATAAAGAGGACCTCTACAAGAAACGTCTTGAGCTTGCCCTCGAGGCCAGTGGTCTCGATCTCTGGGAGAACGACCTGTCAACGGGAGAAGTCGTCTTCGGTCTGACGAAGGTGTTCGCCGATCTGGGCTACGAGACCTACGAAACGGCAACCTACGTCGCTGACATCTTCAAGCTCGTACATCCCGATGACGTTTCAGCGGTCACTCAGGCGGTCGACGACCACATCAGCGGCATCACCGAACGCTACTACAGCGAATTTCGCATTCGCGCCAAGCGCGGCGCCTGGGTGTGGTATGCCAACTACGGGAAGATCGTCGAAAACGACGGCTCCATGACCCGTTTCACCGGCGTCTGCTTCAACCTCGATGAAAAGAAACACCAGGAGCAAGAGCTCCAGGCGCTCAATGAACGACTGACCGAGCAGAACATGCTGCTGGAACGGATGAATGCCGAGCTTCACATGCTGGCCACCTACGACTCGATGACCGGCCTGTATAATCGCCGCCACCTGATCAATGTCGGTGAAAGAGAAATTCGCCGCGCCCAACGTTTCGAGCACCCGCTGGCGCTAATGATCATCGACATCGACTTTTTCAAACGGGTCAACGACACCTGGGGGCATATCGCCGGCGATCAGGTCATTCGCGCCGTGGCCGACTGTTGCCTGCAGCAGACCCGCGAGCAGGTCGACACCGTAGGGCGAATCGGCGGCGAAGAATTCGCCGTCGTCTTGCCAGAGACCACACTTCACAACACGCTGGCGCTCGCCGAGCGTCTGCGTGAGCGCATTGCCACGAGTCGCATTCCGCTCATAGACGGGCAAACCATCTCAGTCACTGTCAGCATCGGCGCCGCAGAACTGCAACCCGCTTTTACGTCCCTGAACGATCTGATGATGTACGCCGACCGTGCCCTCTATCGCGCCAAGCGAGCCGGGCGCAACCAGGTCAACGGGCAGGGCTGGTAG
- the tkt gene encoding transketolase translates to MPSRFELANAIRALSMDAVQKAKSGHPGAPMGMADIAEVLWNDFMSHNPANPHWANRDRFVMSNGHGSMLVYSLLHLTGYELSLEDLQNFRQLHSKTPGHPEFGYTPGVETTTGPLGQGLANAVGMALAERTLAAQFNRDGHQIVDHNTYCFVGDGCLMEGVSHEVASLAGTQGLGKLITFYDDNGISIDGEVEGWFTDDTAKRFESYGWHVVPNVDGHKPEEIKAAVELAKSHDDRPSLIICKTIIGFGAPNKQGKEECHGAALGDEEVAAARVQLDWPHAPFHVPEDIYKGWDATQAGEAREAEWNARFARYAEAFPAEAREFTRRIKGELPRDLTSEALIEQAQEQGESIASRKASLGVLNELGPQLPELLGGSADLAPSNLTFWKGAKAISQTEPGGNYLHYGVREFGMAAIINGVALHGGFVPYGATFLIFSEYMRNALRMAALMGQRAIHVFTHDSIGLGEDGPTHQPIEQLTTLRSTPNLSTWRPADAVETAAAWHAGLKRHSGPSALVLSRQGLPHQARDKHQLSNIQRGGYILKDCDGTPELILIATGSEVGLAIDAAAQLGEQGRAVRVVSMPSTDVFDAQDAAYRQAVLPLEVGARIAIEAGHRDFWFKYVGLEGRIIGMDSFGESAPAGDLFKEFGFTVENLVSEAEQLLDDAAE, encoded by the coding sequence ATGCCGTCCCGTTTCGAACTGGCCAATGCCATTCGCGCGCTGTCCATGGATGCCGTGCAGAAAGCCAAGTCTGGCCACCCCGGCGCCCCCATGGGCATGGCCGATATCGCCGAAGTCCTGTGGAACGACTTCATGAGCCATAACCCGGCCAACCCGCACTGGGCCAATCGGGACCGCTTCGTGATGTCCAACGGACACGGTTCCATGCTGGTCTACTCGCTGCTGCACCTGACCGGGTATGAGCTCTCCCTCGAGGACCTGCAGAACTTCCGCCAGCTCCACTCCAAGACCCCGGGTCACCCCGAGTTCGGCTACACGCCGGGCGTCGAGACGACGACCGGCCCGCTGGGTCAGGGCCTGGCCAACGCCGTAGGCATGGCGCTGGCCGAGCGCACCCTGGCGGCCCAGTTCAACCGCGACGGCCATCAGATCGTCGATCACAATACCTACTGCTTCGTCGGCGACGGCTGCCTGATGGAAGGCGTCTCCCACGAGGTCGCTTCGCTGGCCGGCACTCAGGGCCTGGGCAAGCTGATCACCTTCTATGACGACAACGGCATCTCGATCGATGGTGAAGTCGAAGGCTGGTTCACCGACGACACCGCCAAGCGTTTCGAGAGCTACGGCTGGCACGTGGTGCCCAACGTCGACGGCCACAAGCCCGAAGAGATCAAGGCCGCCGTGGAGCTCGCCAAGAGCCACGACGACCGCCCGAGCCTGATCATCTGCAAGACCATCATCGGCTTTGGTGCCCCCAACAAGCAGGGCAAGGAAGAGTGCCACGGTGCGGCGCTGGGCGACGAAGAAGTGGCCGCAGCCCGCGTTCAGCTCGACTGGCCCCACGCGCCCTTCCACGTGCCGGAAGATATCTACAAGGGCTGGGACGCCACCCAGGCCGGCGAAGCCCGCGAGGCCGAGTGGAACGCTCGCTTTGCGCGCTATGCCGAGGCCTTCCCGGCCGAGGCCCGCGAGTTCACTCGCCGCATCAAGGGCGAGCTGCCCCGCGACCTGACCAGCGAAGCGCTGATCGAACAGGCTCAGGAACAGGGCGAGAGCATCGCCTCACGCAAGGCCTCGCTTGGCGTGCTCAATGAGCTGGGCCCGCAGCTGCCCGAGCTGCTGGGCGGCAGCGCCGACCTGGCGCCGTCCAACCTGACCTTCTGGAAGGGTGCCAAGGCCATCAGCCAGACCGAGCCCGGCGGCAACTACCTGCATTACGGCGTGCGCGAGTTCGGCATGGCCGCGATCATCAACGGCGTGGCCCTGCACGGCGGCTTCGTGCCCTATGGCGCGACCTTCCTGATCTTCTCGGAATACATGCGCAACGCCCTACGCATGGCGGCGCTGATGGGCCAGCGCGCCATTCATGTCTTCACCCATGACTCCATTGGCCTGGGCGAAGACGGTCCGACCCACCAGCCGATCGAGCAGCTGACCACCCTGCGCTCGACGCCGAACCTGTCGACCTGGCGTCCAGCCGATGCCGTCGAGACCGCTGCCGCCTGGCATGCCGGCCTCAAGCGTCATTCCGGCCCCAGCGCGCTGGTGCTGTCCCGTCAAGGACTGCCGCACCAGGCACGCGACAAGCACCAGTTGAGCAACATCCAGCGTGGCGGTTACATCCTTAAGGACTGTGATGGCACCCCGGAGCTTATCCTAATCGCCACCGGCTCCGAAGTCGGCCTGGCCATAGACGCCGCCGCCCAGCTTGGCGAGCAGGGCCGCGCCGTACGCGTGGTGTCGATGCCGTCCACCGACGTCTTCGACGCCCAGGACGCCGCCTACCGCCAAGCGGTGCTGCCGCTGGAAGTCGGCGCGCGCATCGCCATCGAAGCCGGCCATCGCGACTTCTGGTTCAAGTACGTGGGCCTCGAAGGCCGCATCATCGGAATGGACAGCTTCGGCGAGTCCGCCCCGGCCGGCGACCTGTTCAAGGAGTTCGGCTTCACCGTCGAGAACCTGGTGAGCGAAGCCGAACAGCTGCTGGACGACGCCGCCGAGTAA
- the metK gene encoding methionine adenosyltransferase: MSEYSLFTSESVSEGHPDKIADQISDAVLDAIIARDKQARVACETLVKTGVAIVAGEISTSAWVDLEELVRQVILDIGYTSSDVGFDGETCGVLNLIGKQSVDIAQGVDRSKPEDQGAGDQGLMFGYATNETDSFMPAPIHYSHRLVERQAELRKSGMLPWLRPDAKSQVTFRYGDDGKPVAVDAVVLSTQHDPEIDQSDLRKMVKREIIEQVLPAEWLTDSTQYHINPTGKFVIGGPVGDCGLTGRKIIVDTYGGMARHGGGAFSGKDPSKVDRSAAYAGRYVAKNLVAAGLADKCEIQVSYAIGVAEPTSVSVNTFGTGKISDAKLIELVREHFDLRPNAITRMLDLLHPMYQLTAAYGHFGREPFETSYQWTDVNGELQTETFTAFPWEKTDKVEALKRSAGV, translated from the coding sequence ATGAGCGAATACTCCCTGTTTACTTCCGAGTCCGTGTCCGAAGGGCATCCGGACAAGATCGCCGACCAGATTTCCGATGCGGTGCTGGACGCCATCATCGCCCGCGACAAACAGGCGCGCGTGGCCTGCGAGACCCTGGTGAAGACCGGCGTGGCCATTGTCGCTGGCGAGATTTCCACCTCGGCCTGGGTCGATCTCGAGGAGCTGGTACGCCAGGTCATCCTGGACATCGGCTATACCTCCTCCGACGTCGGCTTCGACGGCGAGACCTGTGGCGTGCTCAACCTGATCGGCAAGCAGAGCGTCGATATCGCCCAGGGCGTCGATCGCAGCAAGCCCGAAGATCAGGGTGCCGGCGACCAGGGGCTGATGTTCGGCTATGCCACCAACGAGACCGACTCCTTCATGCCGGCGCCGATCCACTACTCGCATCGGCTGGTCGAGCGTCAGGCAGAGCTGCGCAAGAGCGGCATGCTGCCCTGGCTGCGGCCGGACGCCAAGAGCCAGGTCACCTTCCGTTACGGTGACGACGGCAAGCCGGTGGCCGTCGACGCGGTGGTGCTCTCGACCCAGCATGACCCGGAAATCGATCAGAGCGACCTGCGCAAGATGGTCAAGCGCGAGATCATCGAGCAGGTACTGCCCGCCGAGTGGCTGACCGACAGTACCCAGTACCATATCAACCCGACCGGCAAGTTCGTGATCGGCGGCCCGGTGGGTGACTGTGGCCTGACCGGCCGCAAGATCATCGTCGACACCTACGGCGGCATGGCCCGCCACGGCGGCGGCGCCTTCTCCGGTAAGGACCCGTCCAAGGTCGACCGCAGTGCCGCCTATGCCGGCCGCTACGTGGCCAAGAACCTGGTCGCTGCCGGGCTTGCCGACAAATGCGAGATCCAGGTCTCCTACGCCATCGGCGTGGCCGAGCCGACCTCGGTGTCGGTCAACACCTTCGGCACCGGCAAGATCAGCGATGCCAAGCTCATCGAGCTGGTGCGCGAGCATTTCGACCTGCGCCCGAATGCCATCACTCGCATGCTCGACCTGCTGCATCCGATGTATCAGCTGACCGCGGCCTATGGTCACTTCGGCCGCGAGCCGTTCGAGACCAGCTATCAGTGGACCGACGTCAACGGCGAACTACAGACCGAGACCTTCACGGCCTTCCCCTGGGAGAAGACCGACAAGGTCGAGGCCCTCAAGCGCTCCGCCGGCGTTTAA